One Fundulus heteroclitus isolate FHET01 chromosome 8, MU-UCD_Fhet_4.1, whole genome shotgun sequence genomic window, AGGAATGGGGGAAATTCATTTAAACCAgtaaattattacttttttacagGAGAATCTCATCTCAGTTCAGGAGCATCATCTCTAAAAGCCTCCTTATCAAACCAGGACCCCCTGCTGTTTACCAACTaacaacaaaaaaggagaaCTTTGGACCTCTGACAAGAATAACTCTGGGAAAGAAAGATTTGAACAAGGCCAACAGAACGGTGCTGCTGGTGGGGGAAACAGGAGCAGGAAAGTCCACCATCATCAACTCTCTGGTCAACTACGCCATGGGAGTAAGGTTTGATCATGAAATCTGGTTTCAAATCATAGAAGGAGAAGGGGAAAAGCAGACTGAAAGCCAGACATCAGACGTGATCGTCTACGAGATCTTTGGGTTTGAGGATCGAATTCTGCCGTTCTCTCTGACCATCATCGACACGCCTGGATTTGGAGACACCAGAGGGATTGAGAAAGATATTATTGTCAGTCAAAGATTGTTTGACTTGTTTCGATCAGATGATGGCATTAATGAGATTCATGCTGTGGGTCTGGTGGTGAAGGCCACAGATAACCGAGTCAATGATCGCCTTTCATACGTCTTCAATTCAGTCATGTCTCTGTTtgggaaaaacctggagaaAAGCATCGTGGCTCTCATTACTCACTCAGATGGAAGAACGCCCAAAAATGTTCTTCAAGCTCTTGCAGCTACAAAAATCAAATGtgccaaaaatgaaaagaatcaACCTATTTACTTCCTTTTTGATAACTCCCAAACTGATGACCGATCTGAGGACATCGAGTTCCTAAAAATTGCTACTGACATTTCAACAAAAGGAATGAGAGCCTTCACTGCCTTCCTGGAGGAGAAATCGGCTCAAAAACTGATGACGACTACGGACGTCCTGAAGGAACGCATCAGCCTGACGGCCTGTATCCAGAACCTGCAGGAGAGAATCCAGTTAACTGAGCAGAAACAGGAGGAACTGAAACAAACCCATGATGCTCTGGTCAAACAAGTAGAAGACATGAACAAATCTGAGACCGTCACTGTAGAAGTCGATGACGTCTACAAAGAAAGGGAGTCTCTTCGAAGTAAGAAGCTTTTCAGGTTTGGTCTCTTTGAAAAAGCGATGGTCTGCACCGTCTGTGAGGAGAACTGCCACTATCCTGGCTGTACACTCAGTCCCAGTCCCCAACATTGTGACGTCATTAGAAAAGGTCGTTGCACTGTCTGCACCGGGAAATGTCCTCCATCAGCTCATGTGAAGGAAAACTGGAGATATGtcataaaaaccaaaaaggttAAGAAGATTATAGAAATCAAGAAAGAGAACAAGTCAGAGAAGTTCGACCCTGAACTCAAGTTTAAATATATCAAAGGTCTTGCAGAGCAGATACAGAAACTGAAAGACGAGAAGTTCCAGCTGGTCCATGAGTCCTACCAACATGTCATCCAACTGGAGGAGATCGCACTCAAGGTGGAATCTGTCTCCACTCTTGTCCACCTGGATTTCCTGAttgagaagatgaaggaaactGGAGATGAAGCAAAGGTCCAGAAATTGGAGAAAATGAGAAGTGAAATGGATGAAGGAACCAAATTAGCGCTGCAATATTTGTGGGGCAGAATGGAACTGTGTAAAAGCAGTCAAGAACCGACACATCCGTGAAGAGAGTCCAACAGGAAGCTTCATTACCTCTGGAAAGCTTCCAGTTTAGAAACTTTGCTCAGGTTTCAGTCAAATAACCTCCCATTTGACCTGAGAAAGGAAAATGGCTTTTAAAAAGGGGGCTTTTGCAAtgcttttaaaatatatgttttattgtCAACATTTTCTGTATCTGTACATCTTTCCTATGAACTCAGATTTGTAAAGCAAATTAAAGGTAATTATCTGGAAGAAATACtgaaaagtctttttttaactaaacattgtgtaacaaaaaactgttttatgacTTTTGTACCAAACATTTAGCTTTACTACAGACGCTGGAGGCTGCTCTGTTTAACTCATCGTTTCTAtcagaaaaacatttagtttgttGGTTTTTAATGATTAGAAATGTAGCAGTGAGCTGAGTTTATATACAACTACTGTTAATTTCTGTTCAAGCCATCctttaaacaaattaatacCAAGTTACTTCCTGTATTTTATACACTGTTCTGCATAAACTCATCAGTCttctataaataaaacatttaaataataaaagttgttttctccAAGTATGTCTGCACTGGATTATCTATGTTCAGTTTTATCTAAGTTCACCTAAAGCTGAtgtttaaataaacttctttatttaaGGCCTTCGGTCTTATTCACAGACCGAAGAACTCAACATCACACCTCATTGTTTTCAGCTAATTAATAATGTGATTATCTTGGTTTAACTGTAAGGCTCTTAATATTTCCTAACATTCACTTCTTCTGAATGTCAATCAGAATCAGGAGCAAATTATTtgtgtacttttttttgttttgtgctacAGGTTACATTTCTTCTATATTTATACTCTTAGTTTTTGATACCAACCATGTTTGAAGTTTCCATTTAATCAATAGACAGATAAAACCAAACATGTTTCACTTTCAGATGTTTGAGATTATATTTGTTGGGGTTTGTTGCCATAGAAATCAAAGTTACCTTGAACTGGACAGTGCCTCAGAAGGTGGTGCGCTTGCATTGTTGTCCATCCTGGGTTGACCTGGCTGACGTCTTTGGTTGATCAGTATTGAACTATTTCATTTAAACCATTAAATGTTGGTTGACCTTCATGACTAACATTCATGTGTATTTACACCAAGTTTGAATGAGGCCAGATCCATACTgtgaattttaaataaaacaagcagGACTTTCCAGTGCTCTTCAGAGCATGCGACCCAGATGAGAAAAAGATTGTCTTTATGCTTCTGTCTTATGTTCCAGTAAACCCCCGGTTAGTGGCTCTGAGTGTCCGCCttcatctacatccctgactcCTTCACCCACTCCCTTACCTCGGTCTATAATGGCGGTTGAACCCTCATCTCGTCACATCAGTGATCCAGCAGTGAGGTATGCAAGGAGTAATCAGACCCTAACATGTGTTCGCCCAATAAAAAGGTCTCCGCTGTGGGTAATCTTATTATGATGTTCCATACGGTGTTGTCGAACATTTTAATCAGCTTcgtaaatttgttttttgtctttgggCCTAACCCTGGCTTGGCTGGGATGTTGCTTGGTTCAGTCAAACCCTACATCTCCATACCTGGCTCCAACATACATTAATCTAGACGTTTCAACCATTCTGCAGCCATTCAGCTGGCGACAGGGTAGACTGACTGGAGCCAGCAGTAGCAGTACTCCGTAGGACGATGCAGGCCATACCGGCTGAATTCTCAGGGAACCCTAAGGGAAAACTAATTAGAACTGCAGTCAGAGGCCAAAGCCAGACGGACCCGAGCTTTTGTAAGTCATCCATCTCTCTTGCCAACATCTTCTGTGGCAGCGAGTCCTGGAGGATTCCCTGTCGTGGATAAACCCCAAAAATATGGCTCTAAGAGGCAactctaaataaatatattttaaaccctgatttaaaggaactcagagtttcagcacttttccagttttctgggagtttgttccagatcagtggagcataggaactaaatgctgcttctccatgtctggttctggttctggttctgcagagcaggctggagccagaagacctgagtggtctggagggttgatgccctgataacaagtctgtgatggatttaggtgctaattcagggatttatagactaacagaaggattttaaagtctattctctgagatccagggagccatggaaggacttcagaaccgggtccatgttctcttttttttttcccgtgttctctacgttcttagtcttagtgaggacttcagaaccgggtccatgttccctacgttcttagtcttagtggaaggacttcagaaccgggtccatgttctctacgttcttagtcttagtggaaggacttcagaaccgggtccatgttctctacgttcttagtcttagtgaggacttcagaaccgggtccatgttctctacgttcttagtcttagtgaggactcgggcagcagcgttccggatcagctgcagctgtctgatccactttttaggcagacctgtgaagatactgttgcagtgatcagttctactgaAAAATGGTGGCACTAGAGAACGCTGTGTGCTAAAACACTCTGCCACAGAGAGAGTTTCTCCcccaggctgtctctctgatggACACTGTACAGCTAGAGGATCCAGGTCGGTGTTGTATGGCTCAGCAataattcagttagattaaattttacttatatagctccaattcactgcatatgtcatctcaaggctctttccaaagtcagactccatcagatcctccaggttggtcagaaagtttcctctctaaggaaacccagcaggttgcatcaagtctctccatgcagcattcactcctcctgaaagagcgtagagccacagtggacagtcgtctgcattgttgatggctttgcagcaatccctcatactgagcatgcatgaagcgacagtggagaggaaaactcccctttaacagggaggagaacctccagcagaaccagaaccaggctcagtgtgaacgctcatctgcctccacccactggggcttagagaagacagagcagagacacagaaagctcagaagctcacattgacccaggagtactttctatgttagagaagacagagcagagacacagaaagcacagaagctcacattgatccaggagtactttctatgtccTATGgaaatagcggatgatctgcctcccctggatgatgtcacagctaacagaacgccagaccaggtgtaccttctatgaagagaaaaattaccctaaccctaacactGATGTCTTCCaacagcctaagcctatagaagcataactacagaggtagctcagggtaacataagccactctaactagaagctttgtcaaaaaggaaagttttaagcctagtattaaaagtagacagggtgtcatgtagcatatttagcatttttactaTATATAGCATACatatagtaaagagaactgGCCCAAGGGCTGAACcatgtggtactccacaagtgaacCTAGAGTTTGACGAAGATTTATTactaacatgaacaaactggaatctgtccgacagatcagatttaaaccagcctaatgctttccccttaatccctacagtatgttcaagtctttgtaggagaatattgtgatcaactgtgtcaaatgcagcactgagatctaacaggacaagtacagacacaagtccattatctgaggccatgagaatatcattagtgaccttcaccagagctgtttcagtgctatgatgagctctgaagcctgactgaaactcctcaagtaggtcattactttgtaaatattgacaaagttgattagcaactactttctcaagaattttcaattaaattcaatgaaattttatttatatagcgccaattcatgaaacatgtcatctaaaggcactttacaaagtcaaaatcaatcagattatacagattgggtcagattatacagattggtcaaaataattcccatataagggaaccagtttattgcatcaaagtcttgacaagcagcattcactcctgaagaagtgtagagtcgtctgcattttccatggctttgcagaaatccctcatactgagcaagcatgaagcgacagtagaaagaaaatctccacattaacgggaaggaaaaacctccagcagaaccgggctcagtataaacggtcatctgcctcgactgactggggaaGACCTTTGCTTACCTTTCCTTTGATAGgaaaagataattagatataggtctgtaatttattaagtcttcttgatcaagagatggtttcttaagaaAAGGTAAacctaaattaaaccagggaaccagcttcctgtgaataatcaccttttttttcaaggg contains:
- the LOC110368519 gene encoding uncharacterized protein LOC110368519, whose protein sequence is MERARISSQFRSIISKSLLIKPGPPAVYQLTTKKENFGPLTRITLGKKDLNKANRTVLLVGETGAGKSTIINSLVNYAMGVRFDHEIWFQIIEGEGEKQTESQTSDVIVYEIFGFEDRILPFSLTIIDTPGFGDTRGIEKDIIVSQRLFDLFRSDDGINEIHAVGLVVKATDNRVNDRLSYVFNSVMSLFGKNLEKSIVALITHSDGRTPKNVLQALAATKIKCAKNEKNQPIYFLFDNSQTDDRSEDIEFLKIATDISTKGMRAFTAFLEEKSAQKLMTTTDVLKERISLTACIQNLQERIQLTEQKQEELKQTHDALVKQVEDMNKSETVTVEVDDVYKERESLRSKKLFRFGLFEKAMVCTVCEENCHYPGCTLSPSPQHCDVIRKGRCTVCTGKCPPSAHVKENWRYVIKTKKVKKIIEIKKENKSEKFDPELKFKYIKGLAEQIQKLKDEKFQLVHESYQHVIQLEEIALKVESVSTLVHLDFLIEKMKETGDEAKVQKLEKMRSEMDEGTKLALQYLWGRMELCKSSQEPTHP